The DNA segment TCCGTGGCTCGCGGTGCTCATGTTCGCCGCGGGCACCTCGTGGGCGGCCGCGGCCGCGGCCTCGCTCGTGTTCGCCGCGATCATCGCCTGCGCCCCGAGCCTCGCCCCGGCGCTCGTCGTCGCCTGGATCGTCGCGCTCGCGCTCAGCGGGCGGGCGGCGATCCGGCTCGCGGGCATCCCGTTGCCGGCCGTGGCGCTCGCGCTGCCCCTCGTCGTCGAGCAGGTCGGTCGCGGCACCCCGTTCGCCCTCTTCGCCGATCCCGGCCTGCCGGACGCGTCTGCCGAGCCGACCGTGCTGCAGATCGCCCTCGGCCAGGCGTCCGGAACGTGGGGCCGATGGGAGGACGCCCTCGGGGGGCTCCTCGTCGAGTTCGTCCCCGCGGTCCTGATCCTCGCCGTCCTCATCGCGCCGCTCGCGCTCGCGGCCATCGCCGTCGTCGCGACCAGGCGTCTGCGCGGTGGCCTGCTCGCCCTCGCGCTGGCCGGGCTCGGCTTCCTGACCGCGCTCGGCGCCACCGCGCTCCAGGTGGCCTTCGTCGGCGATTCCACGGTGCCGATCTGGACGGGCGCGGGCATCAGCCTCATGTGGCTCGGCGGCATCGCCGCCGCCGTGCTCGGCCTCAGCACCCTCCGCCGCGGAGCCGCAGTGCTCGCGGCGCTCGTCGCCGCCGGAGTGCTCGTCGCCGTCGCACCCAGCATCGTCGCGCTCGCCCTCGGGCGGACCGCGGTCGGGCCGGCTCCCGAGCGCACGCTGCCCGCGTTCGTCGAGGCCGAGGCCCGGACCGACCCGCGGGTCGGGACCCTGCGGCTGGATCCGACCGCCGACGGCGGGCTCCGCGCGACGGTCGAACGGGGGAGCGGGGCGAGGCTCGACCAGCAGTCCACGCTCGCCTCCACTCGCCGCGAACTCACGGATGCGACCGACGAGATCGCGACGCTCGCTGGCAACCTCGTCTCCCGCAGCGGATTCGACGCCGCCCCGGCGATCTCGGAGCTCGGGCTCTCGTTCGTCCTGCTCGGGCCGGGCGACGGCGGCGACGCGTCGGCCGCGGTCGAGGACCGCGCCCGTTCCGCGCTCGACGGCAACCCGCAGGTCGTCGCCGTCGGCGAGACCGACTTCGGACCCCTCTGGCGCTTCGCCGCGGCCGAGGCCGACGCCCCGGGGTCGCGCATCCCCGAACCGCCCCCGCTCGCGTGGTGGGTCGTCGCGGGGCAACTCCTGGTCGTGGGCGCAGCGCTCCTGCTGTCCATCCCGACCGGCGGTGGCCGCGAACCCGACCGACGGCCGCCGTCCACCAGGCGTCGACGGCGAGCGGATGCCGCGGCCGCCGCAGCCGCGACCGCCGCAGCCGCGGGAACGACACCGACCGACGAAGGGGGCGAGGCACGTGCCGAGGATGCGTAGAGTGCTCGCGGTGTCCGGCCGGATCGCGGCCGTGCTCGGCGTCGCCGCGGTCGCGGCCGCGGCGCTCGTCGCGGCATCCGTCCTCCCGATCCCCGACCTGCGGGCGGTGCCGCCCTCGACCGTGGTCGAGCCCGAGGAGAACGTCCAGGTGCGCGTCTGCCCGGGACCGCTGCTCTCGCTCGCCGACGACTCGACCGCAGCGACGGCGGCCCGGTCGATCGGCAGCGCCGCCGTCGAGGTCGCGGTCGAGCCGGCCGACGCGACCGTCGAGCAGTTCCCGATCGAGGCGCCGGACGACGCCCGATCGGGAGTCGGCCCCGTCGCCCTCGTGGCCGGCCCGGGCTCCGCCGAGGCGGGCATGCTCGCGGGCGCGCAGTCCCAGACCGCTCGGAGCGAGACCGTCAGCGGGTTCGCGGCCGCCGCGTGCGCCGAGCCGGCGGCGGAGTCGTGGCTCGTCGCGGGCGCGACCGACGTCGGGCGCTCGGGCCTGGTGCTCCTGGCCAACCCGGGCGAGGTCGCGTCGACCGTCGACGTGCGCGTGATCGGCGAGACCGGCCCCGTCGACGCGCCCGCGGGCCTCGGCGTCGTCGTCGCCCCGGGCACGCAGCGCATCGTCTCGCTCGCGGGCCTCGCACCGAACGTCTTCACCCCGATCGTGCACGTCACGAGCACGGGAGCACCCATCGCGGCGTCGTTGCAGCACTCGGTGGTCCTCGGGCTCGAGCCCGCCGGCATCGAGCTCTCGACGCCGACCGCGCTGCCGGCGACCCGACAGGTGATCCCGGGCTTCGTGGTCGCCGACCGGCGCGGCGCCGCGCCCGACGACGACCACGTCGACGGCGACGACCATCCCGCGCTGCGGCTGTTCGCCCCCGACGAGCTCGAGGCGAACGCCTCGATCGAGGTGCGGGCCGCCGACGGCGACCCGGTCACCCGATTCGACGTGACCGCGGCGGCGGGCCAGTCGACCGACCTCCCGCTCGGCGAACTCGACCCGGGGACCTACACGATCCTCATCGACGCGGATGCGCCCGTCGTCGCCGCCGCGCGGTCGACGGTGCTCGCCGACGGGGGCGCAGGCGAGGGCGCCGGCGAGGATCCGATCGTGGCGGACCTCGCCTGGGCGGCGGCCACACCGGTCCTGCTCGAACGCGCCGCGGTCGCCGTGCCCGCCGGGCCCGACCCGACGCTCGAGCTCGCGAACCCGACCGAGGAGGAGGTCGCCGTCGCGCTCCGGATCGACGGCGACGAACGCACCGTCCGGGTCCCGGCAGGCGGCGCGGCATCCGTCGCCCTGGATGCCGGCGACCGGGTCGTCCTCGACGGCGTCGCGGGCCTGCACGCCGCCCTGTCCTTCGCGGGCGACGACGAACTCGCCTGGCTCCCGGTCGCGCCTCCCGGACCGCTCGACGCGCCGATGCGGGTCTTCCCGCAGTAGCGTCGGCCGGTCAGAGGTGCCGGTAGCGACCGGGCGCGAGCTCCCACGGGTCGCGCCCGAGGTAGTCGGCGACGGCCCGGAACACGCAACTCTCGACGAGGAGCTTCTCGTCCTTCTCCTCGCCCTCCTGCGTGCGCAGGAAACGCACGATCGGGAGTCGGAAGAAGATGATGCGGCGCGCCTCGCGCGACACCTTCCACCGGTCGACGTGATCGTCGTGGATCGCCTCGGCCGGGGCATCCGCGACCTGGAACGACACGCCCTCGAGCTCGGGCCACAGGCCCCGCAGGTACGCGGCCGTCGACGCCAGCGTCAGGTCGAACTCGTCGATGCGCGTGCGCAGCGGCGGAAGGTGCGGACCGGTGACCGGCGAACGCATGCCGCGGCCGTGCCGGTCGCGGGGCAGGCGTCGCGGTGAACCGGTCGTCGCGGCGACACGACGGGAGCGGGGCATGGCCTCCATCGTAGTGGCCGGTCGGATCGCTACGCTGGGGGTCGCCATGAGACGTTGTTCGCGCACCGCATGCACCGCCGAGGCGGTCGCGACCCTCACGTACGACTACGCCGACTCGCTCGCCGTGCTCGGCCCGCTGTCGTTCACGCGCGAGCCGCACTCGTACGACCTGTGCGCCCGGCACGCCGAGCGCACGTCGGCCCCGCGCGGATGGCAGGTCATCCGGCACGCGATGCTCGGTGAGGTAGGGTTCAGCGCATGAATCCCCCCGCGAATCCGGGCGCTGCCGCGCGCCTCGAAACCCTCGTGAAGGCCTACGACGTGCGGGGGATCGTGGGCGATCCGCTCACGACCGAGGTCGTCGAGGCGCTCGGCGCCGCGTTCGTCGACGAGGTCGGCGCCGCAGGCGGCACGGTCGTCGTCGGGCACGACATGCGCGACTCCTCGCCCGGGTTCGCCGACGCGTTCGCGGCCGGTGCGACCGCGCGCGGCGCGGACGTCGTCGCCATCGGGCTGTGCTCGACCGACGAGAGCTACTTCGCCTCGGGAACCATGCGGGCACCCGCCGCGATGTTCACCGCGAGCCACAACCCCGCCGCCTACAACGGCATCAAGTTCTCGCGCGCCGGCGCTCAGGGCATCTCGCT comes from the Agromyces marinus genome and includes:
- a CDS encoding DUF5719 family protein, translated to MLAVSGRIAAVLGVAAVAAAALVAASVLPIPDLRAVPPSTVVEPEENVQVRVCPGPLLSLADDSTAATAARSIGSAAVEVAVEPADATVEQFPIEAPDDARSGVGPVALVAGPGSAEAGMLAGAQSQTARSETVSGFAAAACAEPAAESWLVAGATDVGRSGLVLLANPGEVASTVDVRVIGETGPVDAPAGLGVVVAPGTQRIVSLAGLAPNVFTPIVHVTSTGAPIAASLQHSVVLGLEPAGIELSTPTALPATRQVIPGFVVADRRGAAPDDDHVDGDDHPALRLFAPDELEANASIEVRAADGDPVTRFDVTAAAGQSTDLPLGELDPGTYTILIDADAPVVAAARSTVLADGGAGEGAGEDPIVADLAWAAATPVLLERAAVAVPAGPDPTLELANPTEEEVAVALRIDGDERTVRVPAGGAASVALDAGDRVVLDGVAGLHAALSFAGDDELAWLPVAPPGPLDAPMRVFPQ
- a CDS encoding DUF3499 family protein: MRRCSRTACTAEAVATLTYDYADSLAVLGPLSFTREPHSYDLCARHAERTSAPRGWQVIRHAMLGEVGFSA